A genomic segment from Drosophila miranda strain MSH22 chromosome 3, D.miranda_PacBio2.1, whole genome shotgun sequence encodes:
- the LOC108160274 gene encoding probable protein phosphatase CG10417 produces the protein MGAYLSHPKTEKSSTDELNDLLVVGASSMQGWRNSQEDAHNCILNFDINTSFFAVYDGHGGAEVAQYCADKLPEFLKNLDAYKKGQFGLALKDAFLGFDKTLLDPPVVTILKILAGEHNFVDGEDAEVYEEDEDEDLAELHEESNLPLNEVLEKYKGLPQTHKMDRLKSEAEEHFKLQAPCLRGRRAAAVAAEAANKAVMDPTAKPEGSSTSAAAAAAAFSEIPGPSSSHSKAAKPEDESAVTSSSSSSANKNKNDLINSETVTDTTDKTNGSGSTIKLPTDQNGRVTSSEVIEAGDAVSEESIVSGSTDIGDAKKNGSLVSSTGTKLDGSFISSTSKESEKNAKKLNTAQDDESTDDDADYDENGIIEEPEVATADSSEEDIDDGAENDDDDDDDDDDDDISDEEEADEDQLANDQFCANMIEEPGKDSGCTAVVCLLHGRDLYVANAGDSRCVISRNGKTIEMSLDHKPEDDEEATRIVKAGGRVTLDGRVNGGLNLSRALGDHAYKTNLELPAEAQMISALPDVKKLIITPADEFMVLACDGIWNYMSSEEVVDFVRLRLKDENKKLSNICEELFDNCLAPNTMGDGTGCDNMTAVIVKFQSKLQQLPTTINPAETEDVLYNTSKANEQSANVKNYENVLKRSASPDTAQEVDLDKTANKSKRLKTESELDSVESPADKISGPPSVMEQKECVSIKGDSESNVVSSS, from the exons ATGGGTGCTTACTTGTCGCATCCGAAGACGGAAAAATCGTCTACGGATGAATTGAACGATTTGCTGGTAGTAGGTGCCAGCTCGATGCAGGGCTGGCGCAACAGTCAAGAG GATGCTCACAATTgtattttaaattttgatatcAATACGTCATTTTTTGCTGTTTATGATGGCCACGGTGGAGCCGAGGTGGCCCAGTACTGTGCAGACAAGTTGCCAGAATTCCTTAAAAACCTAGATGCGTACAAAAAAGGTCAGTTCGGACTGGCGCTGAAAGATGCTTTTTTGGGATTCGACAAAACATTGCTAGATCCACCAGTAGTAACCATACTAAAAATACTGGCCGGCGAGCATAATTTTGTTGATGGGGAAGATGCCGAAGTGTACGAGGAAGATGAGGACGAAGATTTAGCTGAGTTACACGAGGAGAGCAATTTACCATTGAACGAAGTACTAGAAAAATACAAAGGACTTCCGCAAACACACAAAATGGACAGGCTAAAAAGCGAGGCGGAGGAACATTTTAAATTGCAAGCGCCTTGTTTGCGTGGTCGTCGCGCTGCAGCAGTGGCTGCCGAAGCTGCTAATAAGGCTGTAATGGATCCAACAGCTAAGCCAGAAGGCTCTTCAACctcagctgcagcagcagctgctgcattTTCGGAGATCCCCGGTCCGAGCTCCAGCCATTCCAAGGCAGCAAAACCTGAAGATGAATCAGCAGTGACTAGTAGTAGCAGTTCCAGCGCCAACAAGAATAAAAATGATTTAATAAACAGTGAAACAGTCACTGATACAACTGATAAAACTAATGGGAGCGGTTCAACTATAAAGCTTCCAACTGATCAGAATGGAAGAGTAACTTCATCTGAGGTTATAGAGGCTGGCGACGCTGTATCCGAAGAATCTATAGTGTCTGGGTCTACAGACATCGGTGACGCGAAAAAAAATGGTAGTTTGgtcagttcaacaggaacaaAACTTGACGGCTCCTTTATTTCATCGACCAGCAAGGAATCTGAAAAAAATGCAAAGAAACTTAATACTGCACAAGACGATGAATCCACGGACGATGACGCTGACTACGATGAAAATGGTATAATCGAGGAACCGGAAGTAGCCACTGCGGATAGCTCTGAAGAAGACATAGACGATGGGGCTGaaaacgacgacgacgatgatgacgatgacgac GACGACGATATAAGTGACGAAGAGGAAGCAGATGAGGATCAGCTAGCCAATGATCAGTTTTGCGCGAATATGATTGAAGAGCCTGGCAAAGATAGTGGATGTACTGCTGTTGTCTGTTTGTTGCATGGCCGTGATCTGTATGTGGCGAACGCCGGCGACTCACGTTGTGTTATATCCCGCAATGGTAAAACTATTGAAATGAGTCTTGACCACAAGCCTGAAGACGATGAGGAGGCCACGCGGATCGTTAAAGCAGGTGGACGTGTAACCCTTGATGGTCGTGTCAATGGTGGCCTAAATCTATCTCGAGCCCTTGGCGATCATGCTTATAAAACAAATTTGGAACTTCCAGCTGAGGCACAAATGATATCCGCTCTACCAGACGTAAAGAAATTAATTATTACGCCTGCCGACGAGTTTATGGTCCTGGCATGCGATGGTATTTGGAACTATATGTCTAGTGAGGAAGTCGTGGATTTTGTCCGACTTCGACTAAAAGATGAAAATAAGAAGCTATCTAACATCTGCGAAGAG CTTTTTGACAACTGTTTGGCGCCAAATACTATGGGCGACGGAACTGGTTGTGATAACATGACCGCCGTAATTGTCAAATTTCAGTCTAAACTTCAACAACTGCCGACTACTATTAATCCAGCCGAAACGGAAGATGTGTTATATAACACCAGCAAAGCAAATGAACAATCTGCAAATGtcaaaaattatgaaaacgtGCTCAAACGCAGTGCTTCGCCAGATACCGCGCAAGAAGTTGATCTGGATAAAACAGCCAATAAATCGAAACGTTTAAAGACTGAAAGTGAATTGGATTCGGTGGAATCTCCCGCCGACAAAATTAGTGGCCCACCATCAGTTATGGAACAGAAGGAATGCGTCAGCATCAAGGGGGACAGCGAATCGAATGTCGTCTCATCGTCGTAA